The Halobacterium litoreum genome includes a region encoding these proteins:
- a CDS encoding inositol monophosphatase family protein, which yields MLSTVENTAVRACVAGGRHLRERFGGETDADFTRHDVKAAADRASEERMLSVIRDSHPDHAVYAEESGDVSTDGDLRWIVDPLDGTNNFVSGLPSFATAAAVLDDDGPVVGSVYVPVSDDLYVAHRGEGTRHDGEAVSAASDVPTEKATVGFVIGHDVKLDGRMAEANEMQAALGDATKRVVESWSPCVHWGALARGKLDGMVCFHPDDEEQHVGELLAEEAGAAVARPADGTYVAATSESVRDDLVTSIS from the coding sequence ATGCTCTCCACAGTCGAGAACACGGCGGTGCGGGCGTGCGTGGCCGGCGGCCGCCACCTCCGCGAGCGCTTCGGCGGCGAGACTGACGCGGACTTCACGCGACACGACGTGAAGGCGGCGGCCGACCGCGCGAGCGAGGAACGGATGCTCTCGGTGATTCGGGACTCGCACCCGGACCACGCGGTGTACGCCGAGGAGTCAGGCGACGTGTCGACCGACGGCGACCTCCGGTGGATTGTCGACCCGCTGGACGGCACGAACAACTTCGTCTCCGGCCTGCCGTCGTTCGCGACGGCGGCCGCCGTGCTGGACGACGACGGCCCCGTAGTCGGGTCGGTGTACGTCCCGGTGAGCGACGACCTCTACGTCGCCCACCGCGGCGAGGGGACGCGCCACGACGGCGAGGCCGTGTCGGCGGCCAGCGACGTGCCTACGGAGAAGGCGACGGTCGGGTTCGTCATCGGGCACGACGTGAAACTCGACGGTCGGATGGCCGAAGCGAACGAGATGCAGGCGGCGCTCGGCGACGCGACGAAGCGCGTCGTCGAGAGTTGGTCCCCGTGCGTCCACTGGGGCGCGCTCGCCCGCGGCAAACTCGACGGTATGGTGTGTTTCCACCCGGACGACGAGGAACAGCACGTCGGCGAACTGCTCGCCGAGGAGGCGGGCGCCGCGGTCGCGCGACCCGCCGACGGCACGTACGTCGCGGCGACCAGCGAGTCGGTTCGCGACGACCTCGTGACGTCGATATCGTAG
- a CDS encoding ATP-binding protein produces the protein MSDLGDFADHGRDDAPDDPPGDEDDFERADLDDVGSDDGLGTLTVSEGLRIHEDGRETSLKAYVTASNRSMVRLGTYLVAPYPGGEKLFCRITGLEYAQAFQSDDATEIHARRAMRSDGIDEQDYEFLAELDPVAVLYDDGGDLKRRMPDRVPKPETVVRAADDATEIKTGLKIPEDGVFLGHLSVGGEKVRTAAEPPTIDYRVKDDYEAGDPLVFRHTLVAGGTGSGKTHSAKNVLRQYLHEDRRYPVDSGGAERRMAVVQFDPQDEYAQMHDDNPAASPSDERAWETQGLAHGGHDDTVAFVPKVGSASYAADHHGAEQVEFTIPFSMVRANPWLVASSGLNDNQYGALHLLLDRFFDQYGQSGTYREFCTFLDDPALKEELDESGRVHEATYEAVMRRVHGMPSGLFDQDARPITDLVEDRQFVRPGRLSVVPTYHISNSRAAETVVLAVSSLLVDQKLSNDPRYETIKETPLLVGMDEAHNFLADADSVQANKVVGKFTEAAKQGRKERLGLFLITQDPQDIADPVFKQVNTTVVLNLGDEDAINAVNIPNELQSKVPYFEKGQMAVYSPDNSEPVEIQGLPTCLTRHGRD, from the coding sequence ATGAGCGACCTCGGGGACTTCGCAGACCACGGCCGAGACGACGCACCCGACGACCCACCGGGCGACGAGGACGACTTCGAGCGCGCCGACCTGGACGACGTCGGGAGCGACGACGGCCTCGGCACACTCACCGTCTCGGAAGGCCTCCGCATCCACGAGGACGGGCGCGAGACGTCGCTGAAGGCGTACGTCACCGCCTCGAACCGGTCGATGGTGCGCCTCGGCACGTACCTCGTCGCGCCCTACCCGGGCGGCGAGAAGCTGTTCTGTCGCATCACGGGACTGGAGTACGCGCAGGCGTTCCAGAGCGACGACGCCACCGAGATTCACGCGCGGCGCGCGATGCGCTCGGACGGCATCGACGAGCAGGACTACGAGTTCCTCGCCGAACTCGACCCCGTTGCGGTCCTCTACGACGATGGAGGCGACCTCAAACGCCGGATGCCCGACCGCGTGCCGAAACCGGAGACGGTCGTGCGCGCCGCGGACGACGCCACCGAAATCAAGACCGGGCTGAAGATTCCCGAGGACGGCGTCTTCCTCGGGCACCTCTCGGTCGGCGGCGAGAAAGTGCGAACGGCCGCCGAACCGCCGACCATCGACTACCGCGTGAAAGACGACTACGAGGCCGGCGACCCCCTCGTCTTCCGACACACGCTCGTCGCGGGCGGCACCGGCTCGGGGAAGACCCACTCCGCGAAGAACGTCCTCCGGCAGTACCTCCACGAGGACCGCCGGTACCCCGTGGACTCGGGCGGCGCGGAGCGCCGGATGGCGGTCGTGCAGTTCGACCCGCAGGACGAGTACGCGCAGATGCACGACGACAACCCTGCGGCCTCGCCGAGCGACGAGCGCGCGTGGGAGACCCAGGGCCTCGCGCACGGCGGCCACGACGACACCGTCGCGTTCGTCCCGAAAGTCGGGTCGGCGTCCTACGCCGCGGACCACCACGGCGCCGAACAGGTGGAGTTCACGATTCCGTTCTCGATGGTGCGCGCGAACCCGTGGCTCGTCGCGTCCAGCGGCCTGAACGACAACCAGTACGGCGCGCTCCACCTGCTCTTGGACCGCTTTTTCGACCAGTACGGCCAGTCGGGGACGTACCGCGAGTTCTGCACGTTCCTCGACGACCCGGCGCTCAAGGAGGAACTGGACGAGAGCGGGCGCGTCCACGAGGCCACCTACGAGGCGGTGATGCGGCGCGTCCACGGGATGCCGTCGGGGCTGTTCGACCAGGACGCCCGCCCCATCACGGACCTCGTGGAAGACCGCCAGTTCGTCCGACCGGGTCGCCTGTCGGTGGTGCCGACGTACCACATCAGCAACTCGCGGGCCGCCGAGACGGTGGTGCTCGCGGTCTCCAGTCTGCTCGTCGACCAGAAACTCTCGAACGACCCGCGCTACGAGACCATCAAGGAGACGCCGCTGCTCGTCGGGATGGACGAGGCGCACAACTTCCTCGCGGACGCCGACAGCGTACAGGCGAACAAGGTCGTCGGGAAGTTCACCGAGGCCGCCAAACAGGGCCGGAAAGAGCGCCTCGGCCTGTTCCTCATCACGCAGGACCCACAGGACATCGCCGACCCCGTGTTCAAGCAGGTGAACACGACGGTCGTCCTGAACCTCGGCGACGAGGACGCCATCAACGCGGTGAACATCCCGAACGAACTCCAGTCGAAGGTGCCGTACTTCGAGAAGGGACAGATGGCGGTCTACTCGCCGGACAACTCCGAGCCCGTCGAGATTCAGGGGCTGCCGACGTGCCTGACGCGACACGGCCGGGACTGA
- a CDS encoding DUF7113 family protein, with product MLLVRGSAGGTTLTGTLYERGEDAPSFRGAPDEAAPYVWVCDEFYAVDSGGSVQEVDGEEVHVAFESPMPRGFETRETALEAAREHVRTQFARIGVDEDDVEIEVVQEHEAE from the coding sequence ATGTTGCTGGTGCGCGGTTCTGCAGGCGGGACGACGCTGACGGGGACGCTCTACGAGCGCGGCGAGGACGCCCCGTCGTTCAGGGGCGCGCCCGACGAGGCGGCGCCCTACGTCTGGGTCTGCGACGAGTTCTACGCGGTGGACAGCGGCGGGAGCGTCCAGGAGGTGGACGGCGAGGAGGTCCACGTCGCGTTCGAGTCGCCGATGCCCCGCGGGTTCGAGACGCGGGAGACGGCACTGGAGGCGGCCCGCGAGCACGTCCGCACGCAGTTCGCGCGCATCGGCGTCGACGAGGACGACGTGGAAATCGAGGTCGTACAGGAGCACGAGGCCGAGTAG